From Algoriphagus sp. NG3, the proteins below share one genomic window:
- the nusG gene encoding transcription termination/antitermination protein NusG, whose protein sequence is MAEHKWYVLRVVAGQEKKTKTYLDNEITRQDIGDFIPEVLIPSEKVYEMRNGKKRVRERNFFPGYVLVNADLSNGEANHVITSIPGVIGFLGSNSGGASKTPEPLRQSEINRILGKVEEIDEFAEKLDTPFIVGETVKVMDGPFSGFTGTIEEIFEDKKKLNVMVKIFGRNTPVELNFIQVEKQD, encoded by the coding sequence ATGGCTGAACATAAATGGTACGTACTCAGAGTAGTAGCGGGACAGGAGAAAAAAACTAAAACCTATCTGGATAATGAGATTACCAGACAGGATATTGGCGATTTTATTCCTGAAGTCTTGATACCCTCCGAGAAAGTATATGAGATGCGAAATGGCAAAAAGCGTGTCAGGGAGAGAAACTTCTTTCCAGGATACGTTCTGGTCAATGCGGATCTCTCCAACGGTGAGGCCAATCATGTAATTACAAGTATTCCGGGAGTAATCGGTTTCTTAGGATCCAACTCAGGTGGGGCTTCCAAAACCCCTGAGCCACTTCGTCAGTCGGAAATCAACCGTATTTTAGGTAAGGTTGAGGAGATTGATGAGTTCGCAGAGAAACTGGATACACCATTTATAGTCGGAGAGACTGTCAAAGTGATGGACGGTCCTTTCAGTGGATTTACCGGAACAATAGAGGAGATATTTGAGGATAAGAAGAAGCTTAATGTTATGGTTAAGATCTTCGGCCGAAATACTCCTGTCGAATTAAACTTTATACAAGTAGAAAAACAAGACTAA
- the rplL gene encoding 50S ribosomal protein L7/L12, whose product MADLTQLADQLVNLTVKEVKELTDILKDQYGIEPAAAGAVVVAGGAGAGEAAAEEEKSTFDVILKAAGGSKLAVVKLVKELTGLGLKEAKELVDGAPKALKEGVAKDEAEGLKKSLEEAGAEVEIK is encoded by the coding sequence ATGGCAGATCTTACACAACTTGCAGATCAGTTGGTAAACTTGACTGTAAAAGAGGTTAAAGAATTGACAGATATCCTTAAGGATCAGTATGGCATCGAGCCAGCTGCTGCAGGTGCAGTAGTTGTGGCAGGTGGTGCTGGTGCTGGTGAAGCTGCAGCCGAAGAAGAGAAGTCAACCTTTGACGTGATCTTGAAAGCCGCTGGTGGATCAAAACTGGCAGTTGTTAAGCTTGTAAAAGAATTGACTGGTCTTGGTCTTAAAGAGGCTAAAGAACTAGTTGACGGAGCTCCTAAGGCATTGAAAGAAGGCGTAGCTAAAGACGAAGCTGAAGGCTTAAAGAAGTCTTTGGAAGAAGCTGGTGCTGAAGTAGAGATCAAGTAA
- the rplA gene encoding 50S ribosomal protein L1: protein MAKLTKKQKEALSKYDPSQVYSLEAASTIVKDITMTKFDASVDLDIRLGVDPRKADQMVRGVVALPHGTGKDIKVLVLCTPDKVAEATEAGADYAGLDDYIAKIEGGWTDIDVIITMPNVMAKVGRLGRVLGPRGLMPNPKSGTVTLDVAKAVREVKAGKIDFKVDKFGIIHAGIGKASFTAAQIEENVKELILTISKLKPSSSKGTYFKSIHLSSTMSPGIAVDKGSIQGI, encoded by the coding sequence ATGGCTAAGTTAACAAAAAAGCAAAAAGAAGCTCTTTCTAAGTACGACCCAAGCCAAGTGTACTCCCTGGAGGCAGCTTCTACTATCGTGAAGGATATTACTATGACGAAGTTTGATGCTTCTGTAGATCTTGACATCCGTCTGGGTGTGGATCCACGTAAAGCTGATCAAATGGTACGAGGCGTTGTTGCGCTTCCTCATGGTACAGGCAAAGACATCAAAGTATTGGTGCTTTGTACTCCTGACAAAGTAGCAGAAGCGACCGAAGCAGGTGCAGATTACGCAGGCTTGGATGACTATATAGCTAAAATCGAAGGCGGATGGACTGACATTGATGTCATCATCACCATGCCTAACGTAATGGCAAAAGTAGGTAGATTGGGTAGAGTATTAGGGCCAAGAGGCCTTATGCCAAATCCTAAATCAGGAACTGTTACTCTGGATGTAGCTAAGGCAGTAAGAGAAGTTAAAGCGGGTAAAATTGATTTCAAAGTAGATAAATTTGGAATCATACACGCAGGTATCGGTAAGGCATCCTTCACTGCAGCGCAGATTGAAGAGAATGTGAAAGAACTTATCCTTACCATTTCCAAGCTAAAGCCTTCCTCTTCCAAAGGAACATATTTCAAGAGTATTCATTTATCCAGTACAATGTCTCCTGGAATTGCAGTGGACAAGGGTAGCATTCAAGGAATTTAA
- the rplJ gene encoding 50S ribosomal protein L10, producing the protein MTRDEKKVIIDGLTEKFKENPFFYITDASGFSVAQVNAFRRACFDKGVEYKVYKNTLISKALENLDGDYSELSDKALKGFSGIIFSNETSNLPANVLLDFRKKLGKKATKPAFKGASIDADIFIGEENLEMLSKLKSKEELLGDLISLLQSPAMNLISALQSGQNNITGVLKTLADREEK; encoded by the coding sequence ATGACTAGAGACGAAAAGAAAGTAATAATCGACGGTCTTACTGAGAAATTTAAAGAAAACCCTTTCTTCTATATCACTGATGCCTCCGGTTTTTCCGTAGCTCAGGTTAATGCATTCAGAAGAGCTTGTTTCGATAAGGGAGTTGAGTACAAAGTGTACAAAAACACCTTGATCAGCAAGGCACTGGAAAATTTGGACGGCGACTATTCTGAGTTGTCTGATAAAGCGTTGAAAGGATTCTCTGGAATTATCTTCTCAAACGAGACGAGCAATCTTCCGGCAAATGTATTGCTGGATTTTAGAAAAAAATTAGGAAAAAAAGCGACTAAGCCAGCATTCAAAGGGGCTTCCATCGATGCGGATATTTTCATCGGTGAAGAGAACCTGGAGATGTTATCTAAGTTGAAGTCAAAGGAGGAATTGTTAGGCGATCTAATCAGCCTATTGCAGTCTCCTGCGATGAATCTTATCTCAGCATTGCAAAGTGGCCAGAACAATATTACTGGTGTGCTTAAGACGCTTGCTGATAGAGAAGAAAAATAA
- the rplK gene encoding 50S ribosomal protein L11 — protein sequence MAKEITGYLKLQVKGGQANPSPPVGPALGSKGLNIMEFCKQYNARTQDKMGQVLPVLITIYSDKSFDFVVKTPPAANMLLEAAKVKSGSAEPNRKKVGSVTWDQVKEIAAVKMPDLNAFKVESAMKMVAGTARSMGITVSGKAPWEV from the coding sequence ATGGCTAAGGAAATCACTGGTTATTTAAAACTACAAGTGAAAGGTGGCCAGGCAAACCCGTCGCCTCCAGTAGGTCCGGCTCTTGGTTCCAAGGGTCTGAACATCATGGAGTTTTGTAAGCAGTACAATGCGCGTACCCAGGATAAAATGGGTCAGGTGCTTCCTGTATTGATTACGATCTACTCAGATAAGTCGTTTGATTTCGTAGTAAAAACCCCTCCTGCGGCAAATATGTTGCTCGAGGCTGCGAAAGTCAAAAGCGGATCTGCTGAGCCTAACCGTAAGAAGGTGGGGTCAGTGACCTGGGATCAGGTTAAGGAGATAGCAGCGGTAAAAATGCCTGACCTTAATGCTTTCAAAGTGGAGTCTGCTATGAAAATGGTGGCTGGTACAGCAAGAAGCATGGGAATCACAGTATCTGGTAAAGCCCCTTGGGAAGTATAA
- the secE gene encoding preprotein translocase subunit SecE — protein sequence MNLKNFVLESYDEMVNKVTWPKFSFLQNSAVLVLVASLIFALFIGVIDLGFENIMTWFYDLF from the coding sequence ATGAATCTAAAAAACTTTGTCCTTGAATCTTATGATGAAATGGTGAATAAGGTCACTTGGCCGAAATTTTCATTTCTTCAGAATAGTGCGGTACTGGTGTTGGTAGCATCTTTGATCTTCGCCCTGTTTATAGGCGTGATAGATCTTGGGTTTGAGAACATCATGACATGGTTTTATGATTTATTCTAA
- the rpoB gene encoding DNA-directed RNA polymerase subunit beta — translation MAIKNQTERKSFSSIKVVKSYPDFLDIQLQSFKDFFQLDTPAEKRRADGLFKVFAENFPISDSRENFTLEFIDYAVDPPKYSVGECIDRGLTYSVPLKAKLRLLCHDEDNEDFETIEQEVFLGNLPYMTEKGSFVINGAERVIVSQLHRSPGVFFAQSKHTNGTKLYSARIIPFKGSWIEFATDINNVMYAYIDRKKKFPVTTLLRSIGYGSDKDILDLFGLSEEVSATKSAMKKVAGRKLAARVLRTWVEDFVDEDTGEVVSIDRNEVLLERDTVLTDEDIEMILDSGSKSIILHREDVNVADYSIIYNTLQKDSSNSEKEAVEVIYRQLRNTEAPDESTAREVIHSLFFSDKRYDLGEVGRYRINKKLGLDIDSEKIVLTKEDIINIVKYLIGLINSKAVVDDIDHLSNRRVRTVGEQLYSQFGVGLARMARTIRERMNVRDNEDFKPVDLINARTLSSVINSFFGTNQLSQFMDQTNPLAELTHKRRLSALGPGGLSRERAGFEVRDVHYTHYGRLCTIETPEGPNIGLISSLCVHAKVNSMGFLETPYRKVKDGKVSMKAEDILFLTAEEEDNHNIAQANAPLDEAGKFVNEKVKARFEGDFPVLEPSEISYMDVAPNQIVSVAASLIPFLEHDDANRALMGSNMQRQAVPLLKAEAPIVGTGLEAKAAVDSRSLIIAEASGTVDYVDAKRITIKYDLTEDELLVNFTDEYKTYDLIKFRRTNQDTTINLTPLVLKGQKVKKGQVLVEGYSTNNGELALGKNLKVAYMPWQGYNFEDAIVISERVVREDIFTSIHVEEFQLEVRDTKRGEEELTSEIPNVSEEAVKNLNEHGIIAIGAEVKEGDIIIGKITPKGETDPTPEEKLLRAIFGDKAGDVKDASLKASPSLNGVVIETKLFARPKKDKDVRAKAKAEVEKLKSRYSKDLLGIRARMINKMVTILDGKTSQGVRHKFGDEIITKGQKFNAKNIENNLFPAKNPYRDESNYNVPEEANLISDIVLDDWTNDPHTNELIVHLVKNYTNSRNEISGTFKRERFTLEVGDELPAGIVQLAKVYIAKKRKLKVGDKMAGRHGNKGIVARIVRDEDMPFLEDGTPMDIVLNPLGVPSRMNIGQIFETVLAWAGQKMDKKYATPIFDGASMEEVSHELELAGLPAYGRTYLYDGLSGVKFDQPITVGIAYMLKLGHLVDDKMHARSIGPYSLITQQPLGGKAQFGGQRFGEMEVWALEAFGASHVLQEILTVKSDDVIGRAKAYEAIVKGENLPKPNIPESFNVLVHELRGLALEITLD, via the coding sequence TTGGCTATCAAGAATCAAACCGAAAGGAAAAGTTTCTCCTCCATTAAGGTGGTCAAAAGCTATCCGGATTTTCTAGATATTCAGTTGCAGTCTTTCAAAGATTTCTTCCAACTGGATACTCCTGCAGAAAAACGCCGGGCAGACGGGTTATTCAAAGTATTCGCAGAAAACTTCCCGATCAGTGATTCCAGAGAGAATTTCACTCTTGAATTCATTGATTATGCAGTAGATCCACCCAAATATTCTGTGGGCGAATGCATTGACCGTGGCTTGACCTACTCTGTACCGTTGAAAGCAAAGTTGAGACTACTTTGCCATGATGAGGATAATGAGGATTTCGAAACGATTGAGCAAGAAGTATTCTTAGGTAATCTTCCGTATATGACCGAGAAGGGGTCATTTGTAATTAATGGTGCAGAAAGAGTTATTGTTTCCCAACTTCACCGTTCGCCAGGAGTGTTCTTTGCACAAAGCAAGCACACCAATGGTACGAAACTTTACTCTGCCAGAATCATCCCTTTCAAAGGATCATGGATCGAATTTGCTACTGATATTAACAATGTCATGTATGCCTATATCGATCGTAAGAAGAAATTCCCTGTCACCACTTTGTTGAGATCCATAGGTTATGGTTCTGATAAGGATATTCTTGACCTGTTTGGACTTTCTGAAGAAGTAAGTGCTACTAAATCAGCGATGAAGAAAGTGGCAGGCAGAAAACTTGCCGCAAGGGTTCTTAGGACATGGGTAGAAGATTTCGTAGATGAAGATACAGGTGAAGTAGTTTCCATTGATCGAAATGAGGTATTGCTTGAGCGTGATACCGTACTGACTGACGAAGACATTGAAATGATCTTGGACTCAGGCTCGAAAAGCATCATCCTTCACAGGGAAGATGTAAACGTGGCTGATTACTCTATCATCTATAATACATTACAGAAGGATAGCTCCAACTCAGAAAAAGAGGCTGTGGAAGTTATCTACCGTCAGTTGAGAAATACTGAAGCTCCTGATGAGTCCACGGCTCGTGAGGTGATTCACAGTTTGTTCTTCTCTGACAAGCGTTATGACTTAGGTGAGGTTGGTCGTTATAGAATCAACAAAAAACTGGGTCTTGACATCGATTCTGAGAAAATCGTCCTTACCAAGGAAGATATCATCAACATCGTGAAATACCTGATCGGACTGATCAACTCCAAAGCTGTCGTCGATGATATTGATCACCTGAGCAATAGAAGAGTAAGAACTGTAGGCGAGCAGCTGTACAGCCAGTTCGGTGTAGGTTTGGCCAGAATGGCCAGAACGATCCGTGAAAGAATGAACGTTCGTGACAATGAAGACTTTAAGCCAGTCGATTTGATCAACGCTCGTACGCTTTCTTCAGTGATCAATTCCTTCTTTGGTACAAACCAACTTTCTCAGTTCATGGATCAAACCAATCCATTGGCGGAGTTGACTCATAAGAGAAGACTTTCAGCTTTGGGTCCAGGGGGTCTATCCAGAGAAAGAGCTGGTTTTGAGGTTCGTGATGTTCACTACACGCACTACGGTCGTCTGTGTACTATCGAAACTCCTGAAGGACCAAACATTGGTTTGATTTCTTCTCTTTGTGTTCACGCCAAAGTGAACTCAATGGGCTTCCTTGAGACTCCTTACCGTAAAGTAAAAGACGGGAAAGTAAGTATGAAGGCAGAGGATATTTTATTCCTGACTGCCGAGGAAGAAGACAATCATAACATTGCCCAGGCAAATGCTCCTTTGGATGAAGCCGGCAAATTTGTGAATGAAAAAGTAAAAGCAAGATTCGAAGGTGACTTCCCTGTATTGGAGCCTTCCGAAATCAGCTATATGGACGTTGCTCCTAACCAGATTGTATCGGTAGCAGCATCATTGATTCCATTCTTGGAGCATGATGATGCCAACCGTGCCTTGATGGGATCCAACATGCAGCGTCAGGCAGTTCCTTTGCTGAAGGCAGAAGCACCTATCGTAGGTACCGGTCTTGAGGCTAAAGCAGCTGTAGATTCCAGATCACTGATCATTGCGGAAGCAAGTGGGACTGTTGATTATGTGGATGCCAAGAGAATTACCATCAAATACGATTTGACGGAAGATGAACTTTTGGTGAATTTCACTGACGAATACAAAACCTATGACCTGATCAAGTTCAGAAGAACTAACCAGGATACTACCATCAACTTGACTCCTCTGGTGCTGAAAGGCCAGAAAGTGAAAAAAGGTCAGGTACTTGTAGAGGGATACTCTACTAACAATGGTGAGCTAGCTCTTGGTAAAAACCTTAAAGTGGCGTACATGCCTTGGCAAGGATACAACTTCGAGGATGCGATCGTGATCTCTGAGCGTGTGGTAAGAGAAGATATCTTCACTTCCATTCACGTGGAAGAATTCCAGTTGGAAGTCCGTGATACGAAAAGAGGAGAGGAAGAATTGACTTCTGAAATCCCTAACGTATCTGAGGAAGCGGTTAAGAACCTTAATGAGCATGGTATCATTGCTATCGGTGCTGAAGTGAAAGAAGGTGATATCATCATCGGTAAAATCACGCCAAAAGGGGAAACTGACCCTACTCCGGAAGAGAAGTTGCTTAGAGCGATCTTCGGAGATAAAGCAGGCGATGTGAAAGATGCTTCTTTGAAAGCTTCACCTTCCCTGAATGGTGTAGTGATCGAGACCAAACTATTTGCCAGACCTAAGAAGGACAAAGATGTCAGGGCCAAGGCGAAAGCCGAAGTTGAAAAGCTTAAGTCCAGATATTCTAAGGATCTCCTGGGTATCAGAGCCCGAATGATCAACAAAATGGTGACTATCCTGGATGGTAAAACCTCCCAGGGTGTGAGACATAAATTCGGAGATGAGATCATCACCAAAGGACAGAAGTTCAATGCGAAGAACATTGAAAACAACCTTTTCCCTGCTAAGAATCCTTACAGAGATGAGAGCAACTACAATGTGCCTGAGGAAGCAAACCTGATCTCGGATATCGTACTTGACGACTGGACCAATGATCCTCATACCAATGAACTGATCGTGCATCTGGTTAAGAACTATACCAACTCCAGAAATGAGATCTCCGGTACATTCAAGAGAGAGCGATTTACGCTTGAGGTAGGGGACGAGCTTCCTGCGGGTATCGTTCAACTAGCCAAAGTTTACATTGCCAAGAAGCGTAAGCTGAAAGTAGGTGATAAGATGGCCGGTCGTCACGGTAACAAAGGTATCGTAGCCAGAATCGTAAGAGATGAGGATATGCCATTCCTAGAGGATGGAACCCCGATGGATATCGTATTGAATCCACTAGGTGTACCTTCCCGAATGAACATCGGACAGATCTTCGAGACAGTATTGGCTTGGGCAGGACAGAAGATGGACAAGAAGTACGCTACGCCGATCTTTGACGGTGCTTCTATGGAAGAAGTATCCCATGAATTGGAATTGGCAGGCCTTCCGGCATACGGACGAACCTACCTATACGATGGTCTTTCCGGTGTGAAATTCGATCAGCCGATTACAGTAGGTATAGCATACATGCTGAAACTCGGTCACTTGGTAGATGATAAGATGCACGCCCGTTCCATCGGACCATACTCATTGATCACGCAGCAGCCATTGGGCGGTAAAGCCCAGTTTGGTGGTCAGCGTTTCGGAGAGATGGAAGTTTGGGCACTGGAAGCATTCGGTGCATCACACGTACTTCAGGAGATCCTGACAGTGAAGTCTGATGACGTAATCGGTAGAGCAAAAGCTTATGAAGCGATTGTGAAGGGAGAAAACCTTCCTAAGCCAAATATTCCTGAATCTTTCAATGTATTGGTTCATGAATTGAGAGGTTTGGCTCTTGAAATTACCTTGGATTAA